The proteins below are encoded in one region of Tessaracoccus aquimaris:
- the pstS gene encoding phosphate ABC transporter substrate-binding protein PstS, translating to MKIRLTAALGISAALLLSACAANEVPTTPETKPETSTSSSSDAPAATLEGTLSGKGASSAKVAQETWIAQFQTANTGVTINYSPDGSGAGREAFMGGGADFAGSDRALKVDENKAGAFQGCAAESSAIDVPIYISPIAIIFKLDGVTELNLTPDVLAKIFRGDIKNWNDPAIAALNQGVTFPDQAITAVHRSDESGTTENFTDYLHVAAEGVWTDGASGEWPVKGGEAAKGTSGVVAAVTGGQGTIGYADASQAGQASIAKIGPEGKFEAPSEEAAAAAVENSPLEEGREANDIAVKLDRKAEGYPIVLVSYGIACAEYKDPAKGALVKAYLSYVASEEGQKAAADSAGSAPLSATLREKVTAAIATIK from the coding sequence ATGAAGATTCGTCTCACCGCCGCCCTCGGGATCTCCGCCGCGCTGCTGCTGTCAGCCTGCGCAGCCAACGAGGTTCCCACCACGCCGGAGACCAAGCCCGAGACCTCGACCTCCTCGTCCTCGGACGCGCCGGCCGCCACCCTCGAGGGGACGCTGTCCGGCAAGGGCGCGTCGTCGGCCAAGGTCGCCCAGGAGACCTGGATCGCCCAGTTCCAGACGGCCAACACCGGCGTCACCATCAACTACTCGCCCGACGGCTCCGGCGCTGGCCGCGAGGCCTTCATGGGTGGCGGCGCCGACTTCGCCGGCTCCGACCGCGCGCTGAAGGTCGACGAGAACAAGGCGGGCGCCTTCCAGGGCTGCGCCGCCGAGTCGAGCGCGATCGACGTGCCGATCTACATCTCCCCGATCGCCATCATCTTCAAGCTCGACGGCGTCACCGAGCTGAACCTCACCCCCGATGTGCTCGCCAAGATCTTCCGCGGCGACATCAAGAACTGGAACGACCCGGCCATCGCCGCCCTCAACCAGGGCGTCACCTTCCCGGACCAGGCGATCACCGCCGTGCACCGCTCCGACGAGTCGGGCACCACCGAGAACTTCACCGACTACCTGCACGTCGCCGCTGAGGGCGTGTGGACCGACGGCGCGAGCGGCGAATGGCCGGTCAAGGGCGGCGAGGCCGCCAAGGGCACCTCCGGTGTCGTCGCCGCCGTCACCGGCGGCCAGGGCACCATCGGCTACGCCGACGCGTCGCAGGCCGGCCAGGCGAGCATCGCCAAGATCGGCCCCGAGGGCAAGTTCGAGGCGCCGTCGGAGGAGGCCGCAGCGGCCGCCGTCGAGAACTCCCCGCTGGAGGAGGGCCGCGAGGCCAACGACATCGCCGTGAAGCTCGACCGCAAGGCCGAGGGCTACCCGATCGTCCTGGTCTCCTACGGGATCGCCTGCGCCGAGTACAAGGACCCCGCCAAGGGCGCCCTGGTGAAGGCCTACCTGAGCTACGTCGCCTCGGAGGAGGGCCAGAAGGCCGCCGCCGATTCCGCTGGCTCCGCCCCGCTTTCGGCTACGCTCCGCGAGAAGGTCACGGCCGCGATCGCCACGATCAAGTGA
- a CDS encoding NUDIX hydrolase → MSKSIKIRAAGAVVLRGGEDDLEVLTIHRQRYDDWSLPKGKGKVDELPPHTAIREVLEETGHVVRLGLRLPSMRYNVSKGPKKVEYWRAAVVEERTFEPNHEVDKVRWMTIDKAMRRLTYADERRVLSAALLKPPTIPLVLVRHGKAMLRKDWSGPDQERRLTARGRRQSEVLTQLLSAYGVESLVSSSSTRCVQTLTPYAEKAGLEIAREDVLTEEQGTVRPKDVRRYTANLLQDITVPTAICGHRPVLPSMFEGLGLEPRPMVVGEAIVIHRDAEGNRVAVEVHKPTA, encoded by the coding sequence ATGAGCAAGAGCATCAAGATCCGCGCCGCTGGCGCAGTAGTGCTGCGCGGCGGCGAGGACGACCTCGAGGTCCTCACGATCCACCGGCAGCGCTACGACGACTGGTCGCTCCCCAAGGGCAAGGGCAAGGTCGACGAACTCCCGCCCCACACCGCGATCCGCGAGGTGCTGGAGGAGACCGGCCACGTGGTGCGGCTGGGCCTGCGGCTGCCGTCGATGCGCTACAACGTGTCAAAGGGCCCGAAGAAGGTCGAGTACTGGCGCGCCGCCGTCGTCGAGGAGCGGACCTTCGAGCCGAACCACGAGGTCGACAAGGTCCGCTGGATGACGATCGACAAGGCGATGCGCAGGCTCACCTACGCAGACGAGCGGCGCGTGCTCTCCGCCGCGCTGTTGAAGCCGCCCACCATCCCGCTGGTCCTGGTGCGGCACGGAAAGGCGATGCTCCGCAAGGACTGGAGCGGCCCCGACCAGGAGCGAAGGCTCACGGCCCGCGGCAGGCGCCAGTCGGAGGTCCTGACGCAGTTGCTGAGCGCCTACGGCGTCGAGTCGCTGGTGTCGTCCTCCTCGACCCGCTGCGTGCAGACCCTCACCCCGTACGCGGAGAAGGCCGGCTTGGAGATCGCCCGCGAGGACGTGCTGACGGAGGAGCAGGGCACCGTGCGACCCAAGGACGTGCGGCGCTACACCGCCAACCTGCTGCAGGACATCACGGTGCCGACGGCCATCTGCGGGCACCGGCCGGTGCTGCCGTCGATGTTCGAGGGCCTCGGGCTGGAGCCGCGCCCGATGGTGGTCGGCGAGGCCATCGTCATCCACCGCGACGCGGAGGGCAACAGGGTCGCCGTCGAGGTGCACAAACCCACCGCCTGA
- a CDS encoding mycothione reductase: MQHFDLAVIGSGSGNSLIDERFSDWNVALIERDPVFGGTCLNRGCIPTKMFVIPADLAASPAEAKRLGVDLRREGSDWRAIRDRIFGRIDAVSAGGLDWRERSENVTVFHGEASFTGPKTLKIGDDEISADQIVIATGSRPRRLDLPGLDEVADLVYTSDDIMRIDKRPQRLVIVGGGYIAAEFAHIFGGLGTDVTLINRSDRLLRSYDREVADQFQHLLSQKVKLRLNQALSSVEREGDGIVVVTTDRNGIEYEYFADGLLLAIGRDRNSDALNLAAAGIETRSAGQIRVDAEHRTSAPGVWAMGDVSSDHLLKHVANAETRTVQHNLLHPDDLQETDYRYVPHAVFSSPQVAAVGATEEQLRQWGVPYVVATQRYADVAYGWALEDEGHFVKLLADPSSWHLLGAHIIGPQASTLIQPLIQAMSFGQRVPDLARGQYWIHPALPEVVENALLGLLAAHQPAELGK, translated from the coding sequence ATGCAGCATTTCGACCTTGCCGTGATTGGCTCCGGCTCCGGAAACTCGCTGATCGATGAACGGTTCTCGGACTGGAACGTGGCGCTGATCGAACGCGACCCCGTCTTTGGCGGCACCTGCCTGAACCGTGGCTGCATCCCCACCAAGATGTTCGTGATCCCCGCCGACCTCGCCGCCAGCCCGGCGGAGGCCAAGCGGCTCGGCGTCGACCTGCGCAGGGAGGGCTCCGACTGGCGCGCGATCCGCGACCGGATCTTCGGCCGCATCGACGCCGTCTCCGCGGGAGGCCTCGACTGGCGGGAGCGCTCCGAGAACGTCACCGTCTTCCACGGCGAGGCCTCGTTCACCGGGCCGAAGACGCTGAAGATCGGCGACGATGAGATCAGCGCCGACCAGATCGTGATCGCCACCGGCTCCCGCCCCCGACGGCTCGACCTGCCCGGCCTCGACGAGGTTGCCGACCTCGTCTACACCTCCGACGACATCATGCGCATCGACAAGCGCCCGCAACGGCTCGTGATCGTCGGAGGCGGCTACATCGCCGCCGAGTTCGCGCACATCTTCGGCGGCCTCGGCACCGACGTGACGCTGATCAACCGCTCCGACCGGCTGCTGCGCTCCTACGACCGTGAGGTCGCCGACCAGTTCCAGCACCTGCTCTCACAGAAGGTGAAGCTGCGCCTCAACCAGGCCCTCTCCTCGGTCGAGAGGGAGGGCGACGGCATCGTCGTGGTGACCACCGACCGCAACGGCATCGAGTACGAGTACTTCGCAGACGGCCTGCTGCTCGCGATCGGGCGGGACCGCAACTCCGACGCGCTCAACCTCGCTGCGGCGGGCATCGAGACCCGCAGCGCGGGCCAGATCCGCGTCGACGCGGAGCACCGGACGAGCGCCCCCGGCGTCTGGGCGATGGGGGACGTGTCCTCCGACCACCTGCTCAAGCACGTCGCGAACGCCGAGACCCGCACGGTGCAGCACAACCTGCTGCATCCCGATGACCTCCAGGAGACGGACTACCGCTACGTGCCGCACGCCGTGTTCAGCAGCCCCCAGGTCGCCGCGGTCGGTGCCACCGAGGAACAGTTGCGCCAGTGGGGTGTTCCGTACGTCGTGGCGACCCAGCGCTACGCCGACGTCGCCTACGGGTGGGCGCTCGAGGACGAGGGCCACTTCGTCAAGCTGCTCGCCGACCCCAGTTCGTGGCACCTGCTCGGTGCCCACATCATCGGCCCGCAGGCCTCAACGCTGATCCAGCCGCTGATCCAGGCCATGAGCTTCGGGCAGCGCGTCCCTGACCTCGCCCGGGGCCAGTACTGGATCCATCCGGCGCTGCCGGAGGTCGTCGAGAACGCCCTCCTCGGCCTGCTCGCCGCGCACCAGCCTGCCGAGCTGGGAAAGTGA
- the pstB gene encoding phosphate ABC transporter ATP-binding protein PstB, with product MSKRIEIQDLNIFYGKFHAVKDVNMVIEPRSVTAFIGSSGCGKSTVLRSLNRMHEVIPGAYCEGSVLLDGVDLYDPAVDPVRVRRQVGMVFQRPNPFPTMSIKENVLAGVRLNNKRLSRGQADEIVEKSLRGANLWNEVKDRLERPGSGLSGGQQQRLCIARAIAVAPDVLLMDEPCSALDPISTLAIEDLIKDLKETYTVVIVTHNMQQAARVSDQTAFFNLKEHGKPGELIEIGSTEKIFHNPDQKATEDYITGRFG from the coding sequence ATGTCCAAGCGCATCGAGATCCAGGATCTCAACATCTTCTACGGCAAGTTCCACGCCGTCAAGGACGTCAACATGGTGATCGAGCCCCGCTCGGTGACGGCGTTCATCGGCTCGTCGGGCTGCGGCAAGTCGACCGTGCTGCGGTCCCTGAACCGCATGCACGAGGTCATCCCCGGCGCCTACTGCGAGGGAAGCGTGCTGCTCGACGGCGTCGACCTGTACGACCCGGCCGTCGACCCGGTCCGGGTGCGCCGCCAGGTCGGCATGGTGTTCCAGCGGCCCAACCCGTTCCCCACCATGAGCATCAAGGAGAACGTGCTCGCGGGCGTCCGCCTCAACAACAAGCGCCTCTCCCGCGGCCAGGCCGACGAGATCGTCGAGAAGTCGCTGCGCGGCGCGAACCTGTGGAACGAGGTCAAGGACCGCCTTGAGCGTCCCGGCTCCGGCCTCTCGGGCGGCCAGCAGCAGCGTCTGTGCATCGCCCGCGCCATCGCGGTCGCGCCGGACGTGCTGCTGATGGACGAGCCATGCTCGGCCCTCGACCCGATCTCGACGCTCGCCATCGAGGACCTGATCAAGGACCTCAAGGAGACCTACACCGTCGTCATCGTGACGCACAACATGCAGCAGGCCGCGCGCGTCTCCGACCAGACGGCGTTCTTCAACCTGAAGGAACACGGCAAGCCGGGCGAACTGATCGAGATCGGCTCGACCGAGAAGATCTTCCACAACCCGGATCAGAAGGCCACGGAGGACTACATCACCGGCCGCTTCGGCTGA
- a CDS encoding glycoside hydrolase family 3 N-terminal domain-containing protein, giving the protein MNARFGVAALAAAAVLAGCAPQLPVSDSRIHAGGTGASTPTVKPTASGSPTPEPSATPSPARACLAFAESLTVQEQAGQLYMVGVSTSGLDETTRAAIRDNALGSVVLLGNTTSGSEAIRLLTAELGSVGTARLPILVSVDQEGGTVQRLQGEGFTRMPSAREQGQLPPGQLTTDATTWGKELLAAGVLYNLAPVGDVVPEDRRNTNAPVGKLKRDFGSDPDQVGAKAQEFIDGMHEAGVLTAVKHFPGLGQVETNTDFGAAEDTVTSATSPELESFRMAIDGGVDSVMVSSAVYAKIDPSTEGMFSKKIVTDLLRGDFGYDGVVISDDLGAAKSVEDVAPAERGTKFIQAGETSPSTRTPT; this is encoded by the coding sequence GTGAACGCCCGCTTCGGCGTGGCGGCCCTCGCGGCCGCCGCGGTCCTCGCGGGGTGCGCGCCGCAACTGCCCGTCTCCGACTCCCGGATCCATGCCGGTGGGACCGGCGCGTCGACCCCGACGGTGAAGCCGACCGCATCGGGCTCGCCGACGCCCGAGCCGTCGGCGACCCCTTCACCCGCGCGGGCCTGCCTTGCCTTCGCCGAGTCGCTGACGGTGCAGGAACAGGCAGGCCAGTTGTACATGGTCGGGGTGTCGACAAGCGGCCTCGACGAGACGACCCGCGCCGCCATCCGCGACAACGCGCTTGGCTCGGTCGTGCTGCTCGGCAACACCACCTCCGGCTCCGAGGCGATCCGCCTCCTGACGGCCGAACTCGGCAGCGTCGGGACGGCGCGGCTACCGATCCTGGTCTCCGTCGACCAGGAGGGAGGCACCGTGCAGCGCCTCCAGGGCGAGGGATTCACCAGGATGCCGTCGGCGCGGGAGCAGGGCCAGTTGCCGCCCGGCCAACTGACCACCGACGCGACGACGTGGGGCAAGGAGTTGCTCGCCGCTGGGGTGCTGTACAACCTGGCCCCCGTCGGGGACGTCGTGCCCGAGGATCGCAGGAACACCAACGCGCCCGTCGGTAAGTTGAAGCGCGACTTCGGAAGCGACCCCGATCAGGTCGGCGCGAAGGCGCAGGAGTTCATCGACGGCATGCATGAGGCGGGCGTGCTGACCGCCGTGAAGCACTTCCCGGGGCTCGGCCAGGTCGAGACGAACACCGACTTCGGCGCCGCCGAGGACACCGTGACGTCGGCGACCAGCCCCGAACTCGAGTCGTTCCGGATGGCCATCGACGGCGGCGTCGACTCCGTGATGGTGTCCTCGGCCGTGTACGCCAAGATCGACCCGTCAACCGAGGGCATGTTCAGCAAAAAGATCGTCACCGACCTGCTCCGCGGCGACTTCGGCTATGACGGGGTCGTCATCTCAGACGACCTGGGCGCCGCGAAGTCCGTCGAGGACGTCGCCCCTGCCGAGCGCGGGACCAAGTTCATCCAGGCGGGGGAGACCTCGCCATCAACGCGGACCCCAACCTGA
- the pstA gene encoding phosphate ABC transporter permease PstA, whose translation MHGTISAPPKSKNILTSAQLPKYTSLSMVVASLAVAFGVLAILGAANPVGGVFLGALIYFVSNYALSASVEGPRKAKDRLARNVVTGFFILALFPLVSVIWGTVSKGMARFDVLFFNSSMRNVVGDGGGAVHAIWGTLIITGLATLISVPIGILTAIYLVEYSNKGHLGRAIRFFVDVMTGIPSIVAGLFAYTIFSLILGPGTNNGFSGACALSVLMIPTVVRSTEEMLRLVPNELREASYALGVPKYRTIGKVVLPTSIAGIVTGVVLGIARVIGETAPLLVTAAITASMNMDPFKNPMATLPVFVYYEYTTPGADPTPYIDRAWTGALTLIIIVMGLNLIGRLIAWKFAPKAGR comes from the coding sequence ATGCACGGCACGATCTCAGCTCCGCCGAAGTCCAAGAACATCCTGACGTCCGCCCAGCTTCCCAAGTACACGTCGCTGTCGATGGTCGTCGCCTCGTTGGCGGTCGCGTTCGGCGTGCTCGCGATCCTCGGCGCCGCCAACCCGGTCGGCGGCGTGTTCCTGGGTGCCCTGATCTACTTCGTCTCCAACTACGCGCTGTCCGCCTCCGTCGAGGGGCCACGCAAGGCGAAGGACCGACTGGCCCGCAACGTCGTCACCGGCTTCTTCATCCTCGCCCTGTTCCCGCTGGTGTCCGTCATCTGGGGCACCGTCTCGAAGGGCATGGCCCGCTTCGACGTGCTGTTCTTCAACTCGTCGATGCGCAACGTCGTCGGCGACGGCGGCGGCGCGGTGCACGCGATCTGGGGCACGCTGATCATCACGGGCCTCGCAACCCTGATCTCGGTCCCGATCGGGATCCTGACGGCGATCTACCTGGTCGAGTACTCCAACAAGGGCCACCTCGGTCGCGCCATCCGGTTCTTCGTCGACGTGATGACGGGCATCCCGTCCATCGTCGCGGGCCTGTTCGCCTACACGATCTTCTCGCTGATCCTCGGGCCAGGCACCAACAACGGCTTCTCCGGCGCCTGCGCCCTGTCGGTGCTGATGATCCCCACCGTGGTCCGCTCAACGGAGGAGATGCTGCGCCTGGTTCCCAACGAACTGCGCGAGGCGTCCTACGCGCTCGGCGTCCCCAAGTACCGCACCATCGGCAAGGTCGTGCTCCCGACGTCCATCGCCGGCATCGTGACCGGCGTGGTGCTCGGCATCGCCCGCGTCATCGGCGAGACGGCCCCGCTGCTGGTCACCGCCGCCATCACGGCGTCGATGAACATGGACCCGTTCAAGAACCCGATGGCCACGCTTCCGGTGTTCGTCTACTACGAGTACACGACCCCGGGCGCCGACCCCACCCCGTACATCGACCGCGCCTGGACGGGTGCGCTCACGCTGATCATCATTGTCATGGGACTGAACCTGATCGGGCGTCTGATCGCCTGGAAGTTCGCCCCCAAGGCCGGTCGCTGA
- the pstC gene encoding phosphate ABC transporter permease subunit PstC produces MTTDTTEREPAPAEAPAELMRDRRRFGDSLFKGVATGSGTGILLILAAVATFLVGLSVPALTSKPEDLPYGPFWSWVVPYALGTIWAAALAMLFAVPVAVGVALFISHYAPRKLAQSLGYVIDLLAAVPSVVFGLWGINVLAPMVQPAFVWLNKTFGTVPVLGWFFGGQASGTGRTILTAALVLAVMVLPIITAVSREVFLQTPRLHEEASLALGATRWEMIRQAVLPFGTPGIVSACMLGLGRALGETMAVAMVLSPGDGFHLELLTSSNPNSIAANIALKFPEAYGLGVNQLIASGLILFVITLIVNMAARAIVARRAEFSGAN; encoded by the coding sequence ATGACCACCGACACCACGGAGCGTGAACCAGCGCCGGCCGAAGCACCGGCTGAGCTGATGCGCGACCGCCGTCGATTCGGCGACTCCCTCTTCAAGGGCGTCGCGACCGGGTCCGGCACCGGCATCCTGCTCATCCTCGCGGCCGTGGCGACCTTCCTGGTCGGCCTGTCCGTCCCCGCGCTCACCTCGAAGCCCGAGGACCTGCCCTACGGCCCGTTCTGGTCCTGGGTGGTCCCCTACGCGCTCGGCACCATCTGGGCCGCGGCCCTCGCCATGCTCTTCGCGGTCCCGGTCGCGGTGGGCGTGGCGTTGTTCATCTCCCACTACGCGCCGCGCAAGCTCGCCCAGAGCCTCGGGTACGTCATCGACCTGCTCGCCGCCGTCCCCTCGGTCGTGTTCGGCCTGTGGGGCATCAACGTGCTGGCACCCATGGTGCAGCCCGCGTTCGTGTGGCTCAACAAGACCTTCGGGACCGTGCCCGTCCTCGGCTGGTTCTTCGGCGGCCAGGCCTCCGGCACCGGTCGCACCATCCTGACCGCGGCCCTGGTGCTCGCCGTCATGGTGCTGCCCATCATCACCGCCGTCAGCCGCGAGGTGTTCCTCCAGACGCCCCGGTTGCACGAGGAGGCGTCGCTGGCCCTCGGCGCGACGCGCTGGGAGATGATCCGCCAGGCGGTGCTCCCCTTCGGCACCCCAGGCATCGTCAGCGCCTGCATGCTCGGCCTCGGCCGCGCGCTCGGCGAGACGATGGCGGTCGCGATGGTGCTCTCCCCCGGTGACGGCTTCCACCTGGAACTGCTCACCTCGTCGAACCCGAATTCGATCGCCGCGAACATCGCGCTGAAGTTCCCTGAGGCCTACGGGCTCGGCGTGAACCAGTTGATCGCCTCCGGCCTGATCCTGTTCGTGATCACCCTCATCGTCAACATGGCAGCCCGCGCGATCGTCGCACGCCGCGCCGAGTTCTCTGGAGCCAACTGA
- a CDS encoding GerMN domain-containing protein: MRADESPDWLVRLYEEQGATLHRLAVLLGAEEGSGRIVRGALLALHRRGHRLIDPAERVEFLQETVVHAARSVRPPQQPLDLPSVEDPRQGDLLRALSALPPRMAELIVVSHYLAVFGPELAGIMRMSLRACNQKLEIARETLRANLDDGETPPAGLEALSQEITAALRASARTVQAPGTDTLAAELEQLGEGGQLRFGPRSVVALTIAALILGLVLAAVTNPAVAPAEMPHASPDAGTEPTASRSMPAMVRGIPIYYIGRQDGAMYRELRDLSSSGDLVRSAVEALLTVPPADPDYESQWDSGQVLDIEQNADSIVVDLSADAYADIDGAQEEEQARNQIVYTVSDLVANPDLSVRFRSEGRTPPGAFASDTGFKREGLDPMPLVWITTPRNLARLSPGETSIVGTIKPGYGDPVVRVVNSETGKVMLEEAAQTATVANQDGWRVWSVKPSLPAGRYEVSARVEGTAGRTIAETKTFEVG, from the coding sequence GTGCGGGCCGACGAGAGCCCGGACTGGCTGGTCCGGCTGTACGAGGAGCAGGGTGCGACGCTGCACCGGCTCGCCGTGCTGCTGGGCGCCGAGGAAGGCTCAGGCCGAATCGTGCGGGGGGCGCTGCTCGCGCTGCACCGCCGCGGCCACCGGCTGATCGACCCCGCGGAGCGGGTCGAGTTCCTTCAGGAGACCGTCGTGCACGCCGCCCGCTCGGTGCGACCTCCGCAGCAGCCCCTCGACCTGCCCAGCGTCGAGGACCCGCGCCAGGGCGACCTGCTGAGGGCCCTCTCGGCGCTCCCTCCGCGGATGGCCGAGCTGATCGTCGTCAGCCACTACCTCGCGGTCTTCGGCCCGGAGTTGGCCGGGATCATGCGGATGTCGCTGCGGGCCTGCAACCAGAAGCTCGAGATCGCCCGCGAGACGCTGCGCGCCAACCTCGACGACGGGGAGACCCCGCCCGCGGGCCTGGAGGCCCTCTCGCAGGAGATCACCGCCGCGCTGCGCGCCTCGGCCCGCACAGTCCAGGCCCCGGGCACCGACACCCTCGCCGCGGAGTTGGAGCAGCTCGGCGAGGGCGGCCAACTGCGGTTCGGGCCGCGCTCCGTCGTCGCGCTCACCATCGCCGCCCTCATCCTCGGACTGGTGCTCGCCGCGGTCACCAACCCCGCCGTCGCGCCCGCAGAGATGCCCCACGCCTCGCCCGACGCGGGCACCGAACCCACCGCTTCCCGCTCGATGCCCGCCATGGTGCGCGGCATCCCGATCTACTACATCGGAAGGCAGGACGGCGCGATGTACCGCGAACTGCGCGACCTGTCGTCCTCCGGCGACCTGGTTCGCTCCGCCGTCGAGGCGCTGCTGACGGTGCCGCCCGCCGACCCGGACTACGAGTCGCAGTGGGACTCCGGCCAGGTGCTCGACATCGAACAGAACGCAGACTCGATCGTCGTCGACCTGTCGGCCGACGCGTATGCAGACATCGACGGCGCACAGGAGGAGGAGCAGGCGCGCAACCAGATCGTCTACACCGTCTCCGACCTGGTCGCCAACCCCGACCTGAGCGTCCGTTTCCGCTCCGAGGGGCGGACCCCGCCCGGTGCCTTCGCCAGCGACACCGGCTTCAAGAGGGAGGGCCTCGACCCGATGCCTCTTGTGTGGATCACCACCCCGCGCAACCTGGCGCGGCTGTCGCCGGGGGAGACGAGCATCGTCGGCACCATCAAGCCGGGCTACGGCGACCCGGTCGTCCGCGTCGTCAACAGCGAGACCGGCAAGGTGATGCTCGAGGAGGCGGCGCAGACGGCGACCGTCGCGAACCAGGACGGGTGGCGCGTGTGGAGCGTGAAGCCGTCGCTGCCTGCGGGCAGGTACGAGGTGAGCGCCCGGGTCGAGGGGACCGCAGGTCGCACCATCGCCGAGACGAAGACCTTCGAGGTCGGCTGA
- a CDS encoding SDR family NAD(P)-dependent oxidoreductase, with amino-acid sequence MSNSWAVVTGGSSGLGVAFAERVASRGTNVLLAARSGDRLDEVAADLRKRFRVETETVAADLGDAAQRGRLIEAIDGRDVGYLVNNAGFGTIGEFAGADPRRISNELNLNVLALTELSRAVTPGMIRRRRGAIINVASTAAFQPIPTMAVYAASKAYVLRFSIALWEELRHTGVRAMAICPGPTDTAFFANAGNDKVMSKRRTPDQVVDTTFQALKRHRPYAVDGANNAAMAFATRLAPARLQAKLAKLVATH; translated from the coding sequence ATGAGCAATTCGTGGGCTGTTGTCACTGGTGGGTCGAGCGGGCTGGGCGTCGCCTTCGCGGAGCGGGTCGCCTCACGTGGCACCAATGTGCTGCTTGCCGCGCGCAGCGGCGACCGGCTGGACGAGGTCGCCGCCGACCTGCGCAAGCGGTTCCGGGTCGAGACCGAGACCGTCGCGGCCGACCTGGGCGACGCCGCACAGCGCGGCAGGCTGATCGAGGCCATCGACGGCCGCGACGTGGGCTACCTCGTCAACAACGCGGGATTCGGCACCATCGGCGAGTTCGCCGGCGCCGACCCGCGCCGCATCTCGAACGAGTTGAACCTCAACGTGCTCGCCCTGACGGAACTCTCCCGCGCCGTGACGCCCGGCATGATCCGCCGCCGCAGGGGCGCGATCATCAACGTGGCCTCGACCGCCGCGTTCCAGCCGATCCCGACGATGGCCGTCTACGCGGCGTCGAAGGCGTACGTGCTGAGGTTCAGCATCGCGCTGTGGGAGGAACTGCGGCACACGGGCGTGCGCGCCATGGCGATCTGCCCGGGCCCGACCGATACGGCCTTCTTCGCCAACGCGGGCAACGACAAGGTGATGTCGAAGCGACGCACCCCCGACCAGGTCGTCGACACGACCTTCCAGGCCCTGAAGCGGCACCGCCCCTACGCGGTCGACGGCGCCAACAACGCGGCGATGGCGTTCGCGACCCGGCTCGCGCCGGCCCGCCTGCAGGCGAAGCTGGCCAAGCTGGTCGCGACGCACTGA